In the genome of Streptomyces sp. P3, the window TGCGTTACTCGGACCCGTGCGACGAGGGCCCCGAGATCCCTGATCGCACACCTCATTGAATACCACCGGGCGTCGCTTCGCCCACATCAGCGGATCGCGCGACGAACACGGAGGGTGAGGCGGCGCGGCGGGCGCGGAGCCCGTGCTCGCGTCGGCGGCCCGGCAGCCGGACTCATGCCGGCCTGCGCCACACCGAGACGTGCTTGGCGGAGTCCTGGGTGAACGGCGACCCGTCCCAGTCGGCGACGCGGCGTTCCCGCTCGAGCCCGGCGATCCGTGCCATCAAATCGAGCTCGGCCGGCCAGGCGTACCGGTGCCGGGAGGCGTCGCGGCGGTAGCGGCCGTCGTCGCCGTCGCGGGTGAGGTGGTGGGAGACGAGGACCTGTTCGACGAGGTCGAAGGTGTCGAAGCCGAGATGCCGCTCACTGACGTCGAACGGCACGGCGACCTGACCGGGAGGCAGCGACCGCAGCGGCGGCACGCCGAGCTCGACGACGAATCGGCCGCCGGGCGCCAGATGGCGTGCGGCGTTGCGGAAGCACTCGACCTGCTCGTCCTGAGTGAGCAGGTTCGTGATGGTGTTGTAGACGAGATAGACCAGGGTGAACTCGCCGTCGACGACGGTGGTGGCCATGTCTCCGACGGTCACCGGCAGCGTGTCCTCGTCGACCTTGCTCCGCAGCCGTGCCGTCATGTGCTCGGACAGTTCGATGCCCGTGACCCGCACGCCGCGCTCGCGGAGCGGGACGCCGACCCGTCCGGTGCCGATGGCGAACTCCAGCGCCCGGCCGTCTCCGGCGAGCTCGGCCAGGAAGTCGAGCGTGGGTCCGAGAACGACGGCCGAGAACAGCTCGCTCTCCTCGGCGTCGTAGCGGTCGGCGGTCGCTCGCGTCCACAGCTCACTGCTCGTCATGGGCCGCCACCCTGCCGGGCGCCCCGGAGCGCTGTCGACCGATTTCCGCGTCCGTCGCACAGGGGGTAAGCGCTTTCCGGATGTTTCGGGCGCTCGGGGACCGGGCCCGGGATCCCGACTCGTCCACCGCCTTGACGAGTTCATGGCCATCCTTGAGCATGCCCAGAGCGCGATTCCTTCTGTTGGGTTCTGTTCGCCTCTGTGTTGTGAAAGGGAGTGTCGTGTCCCCTCGGCATCGCATCGTCCGGGCGCTGGCGCCCGCGGTTCCCCTGGCGCTCGGCGCGAGTCTGGTGGCCGCGCCCGCGGCGAGCGCTGATCCGGCACCGCAGAGCGCGGTCACCGTGCGCATCGACCCGTCCTACCGGCAGCAGGAGTTCGAGGGATGGGGCACCAGCCTCGTCTGGTTCGCCAATGCCACGGGCCGCTACCCCGACCCCATCCGAAGACGTCTCGTGGACATGCTGTTCGGCGCGGACGGCCTCGGCCTCACCATCGCCCGGTACAACATCGGCGGCGGCAACGCTCCCGACGTCCGCACGGACTACATGAAGCCGGGCGCCACCATGGAGGGCTTCTGGAAGGCCCCCGACGGGACCACCCGGCAGGACGTCGACTGGTGGGACCCCAACGACCCCGGCCACTGGAACTGGGACGCCGACGCCGGCCAGCGCTGGTGGGTGGACCAGATCAAGAGCAAGGTCAGCCGGTGGGAGGCGTTCAGCAACTCGCCGCCCTGGTTCCAGACCGTCAGCGGATACGTCTCCGGAGGTTTCGACGCGAGCGCCGACCAGATCCGCGCCGACCGCGTCGACGACTTCGCCGCGTATCTGACGAAGGTGACCGAGCGTCTGGAGCAGGAGCACGGGATCGAGTTCGACACGATCGACCCGCTCAACGAGCCCAACACGCCCTACTGGGGCACCCAGATCGGCGCGGACGGCCGGCCCACGGGCGGACGCCAGGAGGGCGCCCACGCGGGGCCGGAGCTCCAGCAGAAGGTGATCCTCGCACTCGACAAGGCACTGCGAGGCGCGAGGACGGACGCCCGGATCTCCGCGATGGACGAGACCAACCCCACCCTCTTCACCCAGAACTGGAACGCCTACGGCGCTCCCGCCCGCGCCGCCGTCGGCCAGCTCAACGTGCACACCTACGGCACGGGCATGCGCACCAGCGCACGGGACATCGCCAAGGGCGCGGACAAGAAGCTGTGGATGAGCGAGGTCGAGGGCACCTGGGGTACCGGCACCGACTTCACCGGCATGGAGCCGGGGCTCGGCATGGCCACCCGGATGGTCGAGGACATGCGTGAACTGGAGCCCTCGGCCTGGGTGTTCTGGCAGCCGATCGAGGACGCGATCCCGCAGGCCGCTGCCGGCAAGAACTGGGGCAGCATCCACGTGCCGTTCAACTGCACGGCCGAGGACACCCTGCAGACCTGCCCGATCCGCACCAACTCCAAGTTCCACACCATCCGCAACTTCACCCACTACATCCGCCCGGGCGACCACTTCGTGAAGGCCGACGATCCGTCGAGCGTCGCCGCGGTGCAGAGGTCCGGCCGAACGGCGACCGTCGTCCACGTCAACGGCGGCGCCTCCGCACGCTCGGTGACCCTCGACCTCGCCCGCTTCGGCACGATCGCCCGCGGCGCCCTTGTCACGCCCGTCGTGACGAGTGCCGACGGCGCCCTCGTGCGCGGCGCACCGGTCCGCGTGCGCGACCGGTCGGCCACGCTCGTCGTCCCGCCCAAGTCCGTCACGACCTTCCTCGTCGACGGGGTCGGCGGCGTGGCGCACGACGCCGCGCTCGTCCAGCCGGGGCACGTCTACCGGCTCCAGGGGACGCAGAGCGGGAAGTCGCTCGCCCCGTCGGACACCGGCAGCGGCGTCGTGCTGCGCACCGACGATGCCGGCAGCGCGCAACAGCTCTGGTCCGTAAGGAAGTTGACGCGCGGCACCGGAAACCGTGAGCGCTACGCCCTGGCCCGCACGGGGACCGGCGAACTGCTCGCCGTGCGCGAGGGCCAGGCCGTTCTGGAGAAGCCGGAGAAGGGCGGGGTCGCCGAAGCGGCACAGTGGATCATGTCGACGACCGGCGACGGCACATGGACGTTCGTCAACGCCGCCACCGGCCGACTGCTCGACGTCGCCGGACAGTCGACCGCGGACGGCGCCAAGGTGTCCACCTACACCCCGACCTCCGCGGCGAACCAGCGCTGGTCCGTCATCGACGAGACGGTCCTGCGCACCGAGGCCGCCGACGCGTTCACCGTCCCGGGTCTGCGGCCCGACCTGCCGAAGACGGTGACACCGGTGTTCCCCGGCGGCGCTCGCGGCGCGCTCCCCGTCGTGTGGAAGCTCCCGTCCGACCGGACCTGGCGCGCTCCCGGGACGGTGCGGGTCAGGGGCGAGGCGACCGACCCCCTCGGACGGACGGTCCCCGCGGTCGCGGTCGTCACCGTCGACACGATCGCCTCGACCCTCGCGGGGCGCGCCAAGACCTACGTCGGCGGCACGCCGGGCCTCCCGGCCACCGTCGTCGGCGTCGGCCGCCACGGCGGCCGGGTCGATCTGCCGGTGACGTGGGACCCGGCGCCCGAGGGGGCGTTCGAGGGGACCGGAGTCGTCGTCCTGCGCGGCGTCGCCCGGGTCGTCGGCGGCGGCACGGTCGACGCGACGGCGCGCGTGCAGGTCACGCGACCCGTACAGACCAACATCGCCGCGGACGACGGTGTCGCCGTCGATGCCACGTTCACCGAGAGCGGGTACTCCGCGGAGCGCCTGCGCAACGGGGACCTGTCCGAGAAGGCCTGGTCCAACTGGAAACCGGGGACCGCCAAGAACCCCTCCGACACGATCACCTTCACCCTGCCCG includes:
- a CDS encoding class I SAM-dependent methyltransferase, whose amino-acid sequence is MTSSELWTRATADRYDAEESELFSAVVLGPTLDFLAELAGDGRALEFAIGTGRVGVPLRERGVRVTGIELSEHMTARLRSKVDEDTLPVTVGDMATTVVDGEFTLVYLVYNTITNLLTQDEQVECFRNAARHLAPGGRFVVELGVPPLRSLPPGQVAVPFDVSERHLGFDTFDLVEQVLVSHHLTRDGDDGRYRRDASRHRYAWPAELDLMARIAGLERERRVADWDGSPFTQDSAKHVSVWRRPA
- a CDS encoding glycoside hydrolase — translated: MSPRHRIVRALAPAVPLALGASLVAAPAASADPAPQSAVTVRIDPSYRQQEFEGWGTSLVWFANATGRYPDPIRRRLVDMLFGADGLGLTIARYNIGGGNAPDVRTDYMKPGATMEGFWKAPDGTTRQDVDWWDPNDPGHWNWDADAGQRWWVDQIKSKVSRWEAFSNSPPWFQTVSGYVSGGFDASADQIRADRVDDFAAYLTKVTERLEQEHGIEFDTIDPLNEPNTPYWGTQIGADGRPTGGRQEGAHAGPELQQKVILALDKALRGARTDARISAMDETNPTLFTQNWNAYGAPARAAVGQLNVHTYGTGMRTSARDIAKGADKKLWMSEVEGTWGTGTDFTGMEPGLGMATRMVEDMRELEPSAWVFWQPIEDAIPQAAAGKNWGSIHVPFNCTAEDTLQTCPIRTNSKFHTIRNFTHYIRPGDHFVKADDPSSVAAVQRSGRTATVVHVNGGASARSVTLDLARFGTIARGALVTPVVTSADGALVRGAPVRVRDRSATLVVPPKSVTTFLVDGVGGVAHDAALVQPGHVYRLQGTQSGKSLAPSDTGSGVVLRTDDAGSAQQLWSVRKLTRGTGNRERYALARTGTGELLAVREGQAVLEKPEKGGVAEAAQWIMSTTGDGTWTFVNAATGRLLDVAGQSTADGAKVSTYTPTSAANQRWSVIDETVLRTEAADAFTVPGLRPDLPKTVTPVFPGGARGALPVVWKLPSDRTWRAPGTVRVRGEATDPLGRTVPAVAVVTVDTIASTLAGRAKTYVGGTPGLPATVVGVGRHGGRVDLPVTWDPAPEGAFEGTGVVVLRGVARVVGGGTVDATARVQVTRPVQTNIAADDGVAVDATFTESGYSAERLRNGDLSEKAWSNWKPGTAKNPSDTITFTLPAARDLSRIVTHFYRDGSSASFPETLKVQVREAGTGAWADAGGPVAVGGEGTPVVDVPVAAEAASAVRVVMTARPGGYLTASEIEVFAKAPGVGSDAAAASVEVAGTPIASFDPDTTAYRVVTGAPGRSRVTATARDPYAKVAVEYRDERGGRSAIVTVTGEDGSQTRTYRIRLVRR